The following are from one region of the Rosettibacter firmus genome:
- the bcp gene encoding thioredoxin-dependent thiol peroxidase, whose amino-acid sequence MLEVGKKAPSFSLPDSNGKKVSLKDFLGQKLILYFYPKDMTSGCTKEACDFRDNFPNFEKLNVQVIGISPDSVASHKKFVEKYNLPFILLSDEKKEVVQKYGVWKEKSLYGKKYMGVERTTFIIDENGKIMHIFPKVKVNGHVEEILKILG is encoded by the coding sequence ATGCTTGAGGTAGGTAAAAAAGCACCTTCATTTTCTTTACCAGATTCCAATGGGAAAAAAGTATCACTTAAAGATTTCTTGGGACAGAAACTTATCTTATACTTTTATCCCAAAGATATGACAAGTGGATGCACAAAAGAAGCATGTGATTTCAGAGATAATTTCCCTAATTTTGAAAAGCTTAATGTGCAAGTAATAGGAATTAGTCCAGATTCGGTTGCTTCACATAAAAAGTTTGTGGAAAAATATAATTTACCTTTTATATTACTTAGTGATGAAAAGAAAGAAGTTGTTCAAAAATATGGTGTCTGGAAAGAAAAATCTTTATATGGGAAAAAATATATGGGTGTTGAACGGACTACATTTATTATTGATGAAAATGGGAAGATAATGCATATCTTTCCAAAAGTTAAAGTGAATGGACACGTTGAAGAAATATTAAAAATATTAGGATAG
- the folE gene encoding GTP cyclohydrolase I FolE, which yields MNHELVEESIRTLLTEIGEDINRPGLLRTPHRVAKAYEFLTQGYHKNVEEILNGAIFEEKYDEMVMVKDIDFYSMCEHHLLPFFGKAHIAYIPDGKIIGLSKLPRIVDVFARRLQVQERMTQEIADTIDKYLAPKGVAVVIEAYHMCMMMRGVQKQNSITTTSAMHGVFAEDTRTRAEFLNLIAQKRI from the coding sequence TTGAATCACGAATTAGTTGAAGAAAGCATAAGGACATTACTTACCGAAATTGGTGAAGATATAAATAGACCAGGATTATTAAGAACTCCCCACAGGGTAGCAAAAGCTTATGAGTTCTTAACACAGGGATATCATAAAAATGTTGAAGAAATTCTAAATGGTGCAATCTTTGAAGAAAAATATGATGAAATGGTTATGGTTAAGGATATCGATTTTTATAGTATGTGTGAACATCATCTTTTACCTTTTTTTGGGAAAGCACATATTGCATATATCCCTGATGGTAAAATAATTGGCTTAAGTAAACTTCCAAGAATTGTTGATGTATTTGCAAGGCGACTCCAGGTTCAGGAGCGAATGACACAGGAAATTGCTGATACTATTGATAAATATCTTGCACCAAAAGGTGTAGCAGTTGTAATCGAAGCATATCATATGTGTATGATGATGCGAGGTGTTCAAAAGCAAAATTCAATTACAACTACAAGTGCAATGCATGGTGTTTTTGCTGAAGATACAAGAACACGTGCAGAATTTTTAAACTTAATAGCTCAAAAAAGAATATAA
- a CDS encoding Fur family transcriptional regulator produces the protein MNIDHNSAHEEFRKFLKKENHRITPERFEVLDYALEYDGHFGADELFLKMKNNNSNVSRATVYNTLELLAACNLLSKRNFGENKTRYEAKYGKKSHDHLICTTCGKIVEFSEPTIEIIVKEISAKLGFEPSGHSFNIFGKCTNINCKHRIDNKNDT, from the coding sequence ATGAACATTGATCACAACTCGGCACATGAAGAATTTCGAAAATTTCTAAAAAAAGAGAACCACAGAATTACGCCAGAAAGGTTCGAAGTACTGGACTATGCCTTAGAGTATGATGGTCATTTTGGTGCAGATGAGTTATTTCTGAAAATGAAAAATAATAATTCGAATGTTTCGAGAGCTACTGTTTATAATACACTCGAACTTCTGGCAGCATGTAATTTACTTTCCAAAAGAAATTTCGGTGAGAACAAAACACGTTACGAAGCAAAATATGGCAAAAAAAGTCATGACCATTTAATATGTACAACCTGTGGTAAAATAGTAGAATTTTCTGAACCAACAATAGAAATTATTGTAAAAGAAATTTCTGCTAAATTAGGATTCGAACCCAGTGGACATTCTTTCAATATTTTTGGTAAATGCACAAACATAAATTGCAAACACAGAATAGATAATAAAAATGACACTTGA
- a CDS encoding redoxin domain-containing protein: MALKIGDIAPNFTLKNFNNESFSLSDYRGKKNVVILFFPAVGTSVCEKELCSTRDSMKDYENLDAQVFAISVDGPFAQKLWAEKHQFNFPLLSDFNKEVSQLYGAFYDVWLPDKFNLKGVSKRAAFVVDKNGVIQYAEVLENAGEEPNYEAIKNTLKNLS; encoded by the coding sequence ATGGCACTGAAAATAGGAGACATCGCACCGAATTTCACACTAAAAAACTTTAATAATGAATCTTTTTCACTTTCAGATTATAGAGGCAAAAAAAATGTAGTTATTTTATTTTTCCCTGCAGTAGGAACATCTGTTTGTGAAAAAGAATTGTGTTCTACAAGAGACAGTATGAAAGATTATGAAAATTTAGATGCACAGGTTTTTGCAATAAGTGTTGATGGTCCTTTTGCCCAAAAATTATGGGCAGAGAAGCATCAATTTAATTTTCCTTTATTGAGTGATTTTAATAAAGAGGTCTCTCAGTTATATGGAGCATTTTATGATGTTTGGCTTCCAGATAAATTTAATCTCAAAGGGGTATCAAAAAGAGCTGCATTTGTTGTTGATAAAAATGGTGTTATTCAATATGCTGAAGTTTTAGAAAATGCAGGAGAAGAACCAAACTATGAGGCAATTAAGAATACACTGAAAAATTTATCTTAA
- a CDS encoding Spy/CpxP family protein refolding chaperone has product MKKLTYLSVVLFFLFAIRSYSQPLPFENIDEDFDHEFVESEEEFIDNPIDTDESVIEFSLPGGMQIHKGLMRERLINKLNLTDEQKKQFSNLQNEHQKKMIDLRAQIQKNRLDIKNMMLQNKIDEKKLLDLVQANNKLLSDIRTASINHWLAVYKILNDEQKEIWAKHWAYGAGFGKKVIIKNKIFDRQRMKGCR; this is encoded by the coding sequence ATGAAAAAGTTAACATATCTTTCAGTTGTATTATTTTTTCTTTTTGCAATAAGAAGTTATTCACAACCTTTACCTTTTGAAAACATTGATGAAGATTTTGATCATGAATTTGTTGAAAGCGAAGAAGAATTTATTGATAATCCTATTGATACTGATGAATCAGTAATTGAATTTTCTCTGCCAGGTGGAATGCAAATTCATAAAGGATTAATGCGTGAAAGATTAATTAATAAGCTTAATTTAACAGATGAACAGAAGAAACAATTTTCAAATTTGCAAAATGAACATCAGAAAAAAATGATTGATTTAAGAGCACAAATACAAAAGAATAGACTCGATATTAAAAATATGATGTTGCAGAATAAGATCGATGAGAAAAAACTTTTAGACCTTGTACAGGCTAATAATAAATTATTATCTGATATTAGAACTGCTTCAATTAATCACTGGCTTGCTGTTTATAAAATATTAAATGACGAACAAAAAGAAATCTGGGCAAAACATTGGGCTTATGGTGCTGGATTTGGCAAGAAAGTGATAATTAAAAACAAAATTTTTGATAGACAAAGAATGAAAGGTTGTCGTTAA
- a CDS encoding SDR family NAD(P)-dependent oxidoreductase yields MNLKKAIWITGASSGIGKALTLEFARNGEIVIATSRRVNLIENYKQEFGDNSLNIIPEEVNLADLNSIENFYNKYSGKYFFNTLINNAGISSFKNALDDSLEDIKKIIEVNLLGAIYSIKKVLPKMIEMNNGTIINILSVVTQKIFSGSSAYSAAKSGLLAYSNSLREEVRKNNIRVINVIPGATKTPIWDSKVLEKYSHRMMSPEDIAKLIYQIYSIKNNIVTEEIVIRPIEGDLN; encoded by the coding sequence ATGAATCTAAAAAAAGCAATCTGGATTACCGGGGCAAGTTCTGGTATAGGAAAAGCTTTAACACTTGAATTTGCTCGCAATGGTGAAATTGTAATTGCTACTTCTCGTAGAGTTAATTTAATTGAAAATTACAAACAAGAATTTGGTGATAATTCATTAAATATTATACCAGAAGAAGTAAATTTAGCTGACTTAAATTCAATAGAGAATTTTTATAATAAATATTCCGGGAAATACTTTTTTAATACCTTAATTAACAATGCAGGCATTTCATCATTCAAAAATGCTTTGGATGATTCCCTTGAAGATATTAAAAAGATTATAGAAGTTAATTTACTTGGAGCTATTTACTCAATTAAAAAAGTTCTTCCTAAGATGATCGAGATGAATAATGGAACTATAATAAATATTCTTTCTGTAGTTACACAAAAAATATTTTCCGGAAGCAGTGCATATTCAGCAGCAAAATCTGGATTATTGGCATATTCAAATTCATTACGAGAAGAAGTAAGAAAAAATAATATAAGAGTAATTAATGTAATTCCCGGTGCTACAAAAACTCCAATCTGGGATAGTAAAGTTCTGGAAAAATATTCACACAGAATGATGTCTCCAGAAGATATTGCAAAATTAATTTATCAGATTTATTCTATTAAGAACAACATAGTAACAGAAGAAATAGTAATAAGACCTATTGAAGGAGATTTAAATTAA
- a CDS encoding tetratricopeptide repeat protein, with amino-acid sequence MIKKTLLIFPLLILFVSVILPQEMPPEAAKAYNEGNQFLKSGNYDEAVKKYKEALNHSKDYRIYYQLGVTLKKQNKLDEAEAAFKSSIESNPNFDLAYNGLGGTYFQAGKYQEAVESFKKFEQLTKQKAIKEQAQLNIARSYVKLAEANKKDGNYQKAIENLNEAIKYNKLDAAYVLLATTYYENGDYDKAIENADIVINMKTTKLKGAAYYYKGLAFKQKNDITKAKENFELAKRDPQYKRLVEYELKLLK; translated from the coding sequence ATGATTAAAAAAACATTATTAATTTTCCCTCTATTAATTTTATTTGTATCAGTTATACTCCCACAAGAAATGCCACCTGAAGCAGCTAAAGCTTATAATGAGGGAAATCAGTTTCTTAAATCTGGTAATTATGATGAAGCAGTAAAAAAATATAAAGAAGCACTTAATCACTCAAAAGATTATAGAATCTATTATCAACTGGGTGTAACATTAAAGAAACAAAATAAACTTGACGAAGCCGAAGCTGCCTTTAAATCTTCTATTGAAAGCAATCCTAATTTTGATTTAGCATATAATGGTTTGGGAGGAACATATTTCCAGGCTGGTAAATATCAGGAGGCAGTAGAAAGCTTTAAAAAGTTTGAGCAATTGACAAAACAAAAAGCTATTAAGGAACAGGCACAATTAAATATTGCTCGTTCGTATGTAAAACTGGCAGAAGCAAATAAAAAAGATGGCAACTATCAAAAAGCAATAGAAAATTTAAATGAGGCTATCAAATATAATAAGCTTGATGCTGCATATGTATTATTAGCTACAACTTATTACGAAAATGGCGATTACGATAAAGCTATTGAAAATGCAGATATTGTCATAAATATGAAAACAACAAAACTTAAAGGGGCAGCTTATTATTATAAAGGTCTTGCATTCAAACAAAAAAATGATATCACAAAAGCAAAAGAAAATTTTGAACTTGCCAAACGAGATCCACAATATAAGCGATTAGTTGAATATGAATTAAAACTCCTTAAATAA
- a CDS encoding 6-carboxytetrahydropterin synthase, with product MIYLTRREVFSASHRIYNPELSDEENFKLYGKCSNPNGHGHNYEIEVTVAGEVNPETGYVIDLNHLKEIIREYVIEKLDHKNLNVDVDFLKGKIPTAENILIAIWEQLKDKIPDGKLYSIKLYETENNYVEYRGE from the coding sequence ATGATTTATTTAACCAGAAGAGAAGTATTTAGTGCTTCTCATAGAATTTATAATCCAGAACTTTCTGACGAAGAAAATTTTAAGCTTTATGGCAAATGCAGTAATCCTAATGGACACGGGCATAATTATGAAATTGAAGTTACTGTAGCTGGCGAAGTTAATCCAGAAACAGGTTATGTAATTGATCTCAATCACTTAAAAGAAATTATTCGTGAATATGTTATAGAAAAATTAGATCACAAAAATTTAAATGTAGATGTCGATTTTTTAAAAGGTAAAATACCAACTGCAGAAAATATATTGATTGCAATATGGGAACAACTAAAAGATAAAATTCCTGATGGTAAGTTATATTCTATTAAACTTTATGAAACAGAAAATAATTATGTAGAATATCGAGGAGAATAA
- a CDS encoding RNA polymerase sigma factor, producing the protein MSLDNDFELVRKFNAGDESAFNEIVRKYQKKIYWHARQMLGDHLDADEVTQEVLIVLYKKLKTFNFRSSLFTWIYRIVTTRSLNQIKRNQLKKYIPFENTNESELTEKKDIIDDIINKEKLERLNKILQKIPPKQRQIFILRNFEQLSYEEISKITGKSIGGLKANYFHALKKVLEYANEKE; encoded by the coding sequence ATGAGTTTAGATAACGATTTTGAACTTGTTCGTAAATTTAATGCAGGTGATGAATCTGCATTTAACGAGATTGTTCGAAAGTATCAAAAAAAGATTTACTGGCATGCCAGGCAAATGCTTGGAGACCATTTAGATGCAGATGAAGTAACACAGGAAGTATTAATTGTATTGTATAAAAAGTTAAAGACTTTTAATTTCAGATCATCACTTTTTACATGGATTTATAGAATTGTAACTACCAGGAGTTTGAATCAAATAAAAAGAAACCAATTAAAAAAATATATACCTTTTGAAAATACTAATGAATCTGAATTAACAGAGAAAAAAGATATAATTGATGATATTATTAATAAAGAAAAGTTGGAAAGATTAAATAAAATATTGCAAAAGATTCCACCAAAACAACGACAAATTTTTATACTCAGAAATTTTGAACAACTTTCTTACGAAGAAATATCCAAGATTACAGGTAAAAGTATTGGCGGTTTAAAAGCAAATTATTTTCATGCATTGAAAAAAGTGCTGGAGTATGCAAATGAAAAAGAATAA
- a CDS encoding SPOR domain-containing protein, with protein MTISDLQTKIAEALGVSVSEKELAYEIFISRIASLLTNELTIKIPGIGFFQLKKSTQQHKPEIIYIPLQENYFTDVKNTYIELEVPDSLSFKNNDENLEDIFSIGVGKPYIPLEEKVDNNIEASFLSLRKSIEERVEEIISEAENIPGLNLIEEYEKHSESEPEISTQEKLSELTSDLQFEEKLTEVKEDILAESITKSILEDERSNSVTEKIDESKDENLELTPTDLLQDYKFDNKSEDEKSISQEVSSKETSDDTENNEIEIELGKHRKTIDDEIFYDSEINSINTNHDVIDDDRKPKSDYDEIIDSYLGLKKKTPQKIEWNWGDELREELESYSNEYYSDKKLMKEPVDFKRKEIENEKVDDILKTTRPVSSKLFEELESTIKKEIEKVTKEISDSEKPINRTKYEFVEVENEDKHLDKITHRTFDEEEEKRYYSREYGNKENYFGKTFIILFLSFVILSGLIVYLFLPNKNANNSLITSKQNVDSSNKSEELVTALPETDLSKTEIVVPEENDFPRVPVLPSTKKNEQEVSTYTSEILETTDKSLYRNILNDTRINKNIYFDGKSYNVQVSSWRNRLKAEQEVKRLRNEGYDAFVLIANLPEKGGIWYRVRIGSFKSLDEAKEFSSKNNY; from the coding sequence ATGACTATTAGTGATTTGCAAACAAAAATAGCTGAAGCATTGGGTGTTTCTGTTTCTGAGAAGGAATTAGCATATGAAATTTTTATTTCCAGAATAGCAAGTCTATTAACTAATGAACTGACTATTAAAATACCTGGCATTGGTTTCTTTCAATTAAAAAAAAGCACACAACAGCATAAACCAGAAATTATTTATATACCATTGCAAGAGAATTATTTTACTGATGTAAAAAATACCTACATAGAGCTTGAAGTTCCTGATAGTTTATCATTTAAAAATAATGATGAAAATTTAGAAGATATATTTAGTATAGGAGTGGGAAAACCTTATATCCCTTTAGAAGAAAAAGTTGATAATAATATTGAAGCTTCATTTTTATCTTTAAGAAAATCTATAGAAGAAAGAGTAGAAGAAATTATTTCGGAAGCAGAGAATATTCCAGGATTGAATTTAATTGAAGAATATGAGAAACATTCCGAAAGTGAACCAGAAATATCAACTCAAGAAAAACTTTCTGAACTTACATCGGATCTACAGTTTGAAGAAAAATTAACTGAAGTAAAAGAAGATATCCTGGCAGAAAGTATTACAAAGAGTATTCTTGAAGATGAAAGGAGCAATTCTGTAACAGAAAAAATAGATGAAAGTAAAGATGAAAATTTAGAATTAACACCTACAGATTTACTACAGGATTATAAGTTTGATAACAAAAGTGAAGATGAAAAATCGATTTCGCAGGAAGTATCCAGTAAAGAAACAAGTGATGATACTGAGAATAATGAAATAGAAATTGAACTCGGTAAACACAGAAAGACAATTGATGATGAAATATTTTATGATTCTGAAATCAATTCAATAAACACAAATCATGATGTAATCGACGATGATAGAAAACCTAAATCTGATTATGATGAAATTATTGATTCTTATCTTGGCCTGAAAAAGAAAACTCCACAAAAAATTGAGTGGAATTGGGGAGATGAACTTCGAGAAGAACTTGAATCTTATTCTAATGAATATTATTCTGATAAAAAATTGATGAAAGAACCAGTAGATTTTAAAAGAAAAGAGATTGAAAACGAAAAAGTTGATGATATATTAAAGACAACAAGACCAGTATCATCGAAACTATTTGAAGAATTAGAAAGTACTATTAAAAAGGAAATAGAAAAAGTAACAAAAGAAATATCAGATTCAGAAAAACCAATTAATCGAACTAAATATGAATTTGTTGAAGTAGAAAATGAAGATAAACACTTAGATAAAATTACTCATCGAACTTTTGATGAAGAAGAAGAGAAAAGATATTATTCACGTGAGTATGGTAACAAAGAAAACTACTTTGGTAAAACATTTATAATTTTGTTTTTATCTTTTGTAATATTGAGTGGTTTAATTGTTTATCTATTTTTACCAAATAAAAATGCAAATAATTCTTTAATAACATCTAAACAAAATGTTGATAGCTCAAATAAATCAGAAGAATTAGTTACTGCATTACCAGAAACGGATTTATCTAAAACAGAAATTGTAGTACCTGAAGAGAACGATTTCCCAAGAGTTCCAGTTTTACCATCTACTAAAAAAAATGAACAGGAAGTTTCGACGTATACATCAGAAATATTAGAAACTACAGACAAAAGTTTATACAGAAATATATTAAATGATACCAGAATAAATAAGAATATCTATTTTGATGGTAAGAGTTATAATGTACAGGTTTCTTCCTGGAGAAACAGATTAAAAGCAGAACAAGAAGTTAAAAGATTACGCAACGAAGGTTACGATGCTTTTGTTTTAATAGCTAATCTTCCTGAAAAAGGTGGCATATGGTATCGTGTTAGAATTGGTTCATTTAAATCACTTGACGAAGCAAAAGAATTTTCTTCTAAAAATAATTATTAA
- a CDS encoding FeoA family protein, whose protein sequence is MTLDKAKKGNRVTIVNLPPGKLKAQFIRLGISEGDSVLCSERLPGGTIVVKKNRQEIAIGYDLAKKIKIILE, encoded by the coding sequence ATGACACTTGATAAAGCAAAAAAAGGAAATAGAGTAACCATAGTAAATTTACCACCAGGAAAATTAAAAGCTCAATTTATTCGGCTTGGTATTTCTGAAGGAGATTCTGTTTTATGTTCTGAAAGATTACCTGGTGGTACAATTGTAGTTAAAAAAAATAGACAGGAAATAGCAATTGGTTATGATTTAGCTAAAAAAATTAAAATTATCTTAGAGTAA
- a CDS encoding tetratricopeptide repeat protein produces the protein MRRILIVFFSLILLNLQAASNEDLFYKALKFYDKKEYANAFKIFEKYYLDDNTNEIKRLTSKFYAGDCLLKMKQFDAAAITFESLLNDELIISYLREETLYKLGEIYFKIGSYRKCRERLLTLTITYPQTKFKGSAYYWIAESFAAEKRYLEAEEYFQKAIEYDSSNEFIVNTIYSFGQLYENMGNYRKAVDYYDQLLSYYKTDTLAPKAQFRIGISYFNLKEYDSAILELTNPLIKNLSKDDLIQAKYYLANSYLRLKDYQNAISILNELSKENLSLELTRKINYNIAWAKFQLNDYENAFKIFSQLSEPEIDTISINAYFWSGECKRYLGDIKTADEIYKKFLEKYPSHPLASKAQLGKGTVYFTSNQSKEAESSLINATVLGDNATKCRAYTLLGEMKLNANNYIEAKNYFTSALKYFTNDIQLANRAKLGLAISEFYLNNFNAALIYLEELFKKYNDFENDKVNFYLAETYFAKKEYAASLKHYNKINSSNNLIIKQTLLGKAYAYFNLKDFANAVYFFNDYVNKYRNDKNINEIKLRLADSYYALKNFEKASMIYSQLFSSNKTFLENDQAYYQYCQSLYKAGKINDAIKEFSNLQKRFPNSKYSDVSQYVVGWIYFQQGNFYKAIANYFHLIEKFPKSDLIPVAYYSIGDSYYNLGNYDSAIVFYNKVLDEFPYTQYVIDAVNGIQYSYIAKDQPVEAINFIDHFIKQNPNLKLSDQIYFKKGDIYYSINDFNNAISSYRDFIQLYPKSELVPNAYFWIAKSFANMKKDNEAIENFNKVLEISKKSDIGISATIELANIYSNKKQYSSAIKVLNSSIDAAPTSNRVPELLYLRGVAEAKNGDLQSAYSTFEQIITYYEGNIFAAKSKVELGILELQRNNYENAIQLLKEAAENRIDDIGAQAQYYYGLALFNQNKFEEAITAFVRVRSIFSAYDEWYTKALLRLGDCYVKLNDKKLAREMYRAVLIRHPKGEFAVEANKKLKQL, from the coding sequence ATGCGTAGAATATTAATAGTTTTTTTCTCCCTAATTTTACTTAATCTTCAAGCTGCATCAAATGAAGATTTGTTTTATAAAGCACTTAAGTTTTATGATAAGAAAGAGTATGCTAATGCTTTTAAGATTTTTGAAAAATATTATTTAGATGATAACACTAACGAGATAAAAAGGCTTACTTCTAAATTCTATGCTGGTGATTGCCTTTTAAAGATGAAACAATTCGATGCAGCTGCCATTACATTTGAATCACTTTTAAATGATGAACTAATTATCTCCTACTTACGTGAAGAAACTTTATATAAGTTAGGTGAAATATATTTTAAAATTGGTAGCTATAGAAAATGCAGGGAAAGATTATTAACATTAACAATAACTTATCCACAAACAAAATTTAAAGGCTCTGCATATTACTGGATTGCAGAATCTTTTGCTGCAGAAAAAAGATATCTTGAAGCAGAAGAATATTTTCAAAAAGCAATTGAATATGATAGTAGTAATGAATTTATTGTGAATACTATTTATTCATTTGGTCAGCTTTATGAAAATATGGGAAATTATAGAAAGGCAGTTGATTATTATGATCAATTATTATCATATTACAAGACAGATACTCTTGCACCAAAAGCACAATTTAGAATAGGGATATCATATTTCAATCTAAAAGAATATGATAGTGCTATTCTGGAACTAACAAATCCTCTGATTAAAAATTTATCAAAGGATGATTTAATTCAAGCAAAATATTATCTGGCAAACTCATATCTTCGTCTTAAAGATTATCAAAATGCAATTTCGATTTTAAATGAACTTTCAAAAGAAAACTTATCATTAGAATTAACGAGAAAAATTAATTATAACATTGCCTGGGCTAAATTCCAGCTTAATGATTATGAAAATGCATTCAAAATATTTTCACAATTATCTGAACCAGAAATTGATACGATTTCTATAAATGCTTACTTCTGGAGCGGTGAATGTAAAAGATACTTGGGCGATATAAAAACAGCAGATGAAATTTATAAGAAGTTTTTAGAAAAATATCCATCGCATCCTTTAGCTTCGAAGGCACAATTGGGTAAAGGGACTGTCTATTTTACTTCAAATCAATCAAAGGAAGCTGAATCATCTTTAATAAATGCTACTGTGCTTGGTGATAATGCTACAAAGTGTAGAGCTTATACATTACTTGGCGAAATGAAATTAAATGCAAATAATTACATCGAAGCAAAAAATTATTTTACTTCAGCATTGAAATATTTTACGAATGACATCCAGCTTGCTAATCGTGCTAAACTTGGACTTGCTATAAGTGAATTTTATCTCAATAATTTTAATGCTGCTTTGATATATCTCGAAGAATTATTTAAAAAGTATAATGATTTTGAAAATGACAAAGTTAATTTTTATCTGGCAGAAACTTATTTTGCAAAAAAAGAATATGCTGCATCATTAAAGCATTATAATAAAATCAATTCTTCAAATAATTTGATAATTAAGCAAACATTGTTAGGTAAAGCATATGCATATTTTAACTTAAAAGATTTTGCTAATGCCGTCTACTTCTTTAACGATTATGTGAATAAATATCGTAACGATAAAAATATAAATGAAATAAAACTAAGACTTGCTGATAGCTACTATGCACTTAAGAATTTTGAAAAAGCAAGTATGATTTACAGTCAGTTATTCTCAAGTAATAAAACTTTTCTTGAAAATGATCAGGCTTATTATCAATACTGTCAATCATTGTATAAAGCAGGTAAAATTAATGATGCTATAAAGGAATTTTCTAATCTTCAGAAAAGATTTCCAAATTCAAAATACTCGGATGTTTCTCAATATGTTGTTGGATGGATATATTTTCAACAAGGTAATTTTTATAAAGCAATTGCAAATTATTTTCATTTAATCGAAAAATTTCCTAAATCAGATTTAATTCCTGTAGCATACTATTCAATAGGAGATTCATATTATAATCTTGGTAATTACGATTCAGCAATTGTTTTTTATAATAAAGTTCTTGATGAATTCCCTTATACACAATATGTAATAGATGCTGTAAATGGAATTCAATATTCTTATATAGCTAAAGATCAACCTGTTGAAGCAATAAATTTTATTGATCATTTTATTAAGCAAAATCCAAATTTAAAACTGAGCGATCAAATTTATTTTAAGAAAGGAGATATTTACTACAGCATCAATGATTTTAATAATGCTATAAGTTCATATAGAGATTTTATACAATTGTATCCCAAGAGTGAACTTGTTCCGAATGCTTATTTCTGGATAGCTAAAAGTTTTGCTAATATGAAAAAAGATAATGAAGCAATTGAAAATTTCAACAAAGTTCTGGAAATCTCAAAGAAATCTGATATTGGAATTTCTGCTACAATTGAACTTGCAAATATTTATTCGAATAAAAAGCAATATTCTTCTGCTATAAAAGTACTTAATTCTTCAATTGATGCTGCTCCAACATCCAATCGTGTCCCTGAGCTTTTATATTTAAGAGGAGTAGCTGAAGCAAAGAATGGAGATCTTCAATCTGCTTACTCAACATTTGAACAGATTATTACATATTATGAAGGAAATATATTTGCAGCTAAATCAAAAGTTGAATTGGGAATTCTTGAACTACAAAGAAATAATTACGAAAATGCAATTCAATTATTAAAAGAAGCAGCTGAAAATAGAATTGATGATATTGGTGCACAGGCTCAATATTATTATGGACTGGCATTGTTTAATCAAAATAAATTTGAAGAAGCCATTACTGCATTTGTGAGAGTTAGATCAATTTTTTCTGCTTATGATGAGTGGTATACAAAAGCATTACTTAGACTTGGAGATTGCTATGTAAAATTAAATGATAAAAAACTTGCTCGTGAAATGTATAGAGCAGTTCTTATTAGACATCCAAAAGGTGAATTCGCAGTAGAAGCTAATAAAAAGTTGAAACAACTATGA